The DNA window aaacaataaattaatccGAACCTGTAGATTAGATGAATTGAACGCACCCAAGCGACCCATGACATACCATGACTGAATAACCTGGTAGACATGATCAAGACAAAGGAAAAAGGATCATCAATAATTCATGTCCTGGATAGCACTTGGCATGaaactaagagcttgtttgatgtatagtttttttgaaaaaaaaaatcttgttggTTGAAAACGTGGATTATTTggttaaatgactaaatatactttacattttagttgatgatgggataaaagggttatttggaacttcatcaaacaagccctgAGATGATACTCGAAAGATAAAGAAAGGATAGATAGCTCTACATACACTACCAATAAGGTCAACCTCCCGATCAGATGGTGATCCATACAACTCAAACCATATGTAAGAATCGATAAGATTGAAGCTGTAAATAGACAATAAAACAtccaacaatattttataaaatatcagaACCAACCATGCTATTGAGTTGATAATCAATGGGGAAGATGATAAAGAGGAGTGGATTACTCTCTGAAGCTAACTTTGAAAGACAACACTGAACCAGTTTTAGACTTGTTAAAATTGGGACCTCTCGTTCTTACCCTTTCTTCAACCTAAAAGAAGATAAAACAAGGATCAAAGATATCAAAAGTTCAGCCAATGAAGAGAAAATGATATACCTTTTTCCTCATTAGCTCAGGATTCCCAATGCTATCCCCAAGAACAGCTCGGAGCTCTTCATCATTTTTACAAGCATCTTCCAGCACCCTGTCCATTCATacaaaacaaaccggttataacGAAAAGCAATTCCATCTATTGCCTCAGGTCGAATGAGAAAAGAAGGAGAGAAACTTGGCCCAAGCAGGATAATTGTGAAGGCGGTCATAGTCACGCTTCCTCTTGTCCTCCCTAATCTTCAGCAATCTTCGACCTCTTGCCGTCGTCCCGGAACCTTTTGCGGCGGCTTTGCCAGTCAGTATATCTGTGTCAACCAGGAAATCGTCGTTATGAATTCTCCGTTGGCAGGCACTGATTTTTGCGTGAGTTGAGAAACATAGTCTGGATGATTGTTTAAGAAGCTCCGTTGATAATAAAGAAGATGAATATGAATTTGATGAAGAGTGAGATTGATGGAAAGTGAAATGTGGCCGAGTATAATAGCTAGAACAATGcatctctctctatctctctatgGAACAATGAAATTGATTAGCACTGCTATCCCCAAGAACAGAGTCGCCGTCGCCGTCGGACCTGAATCGTTGTCGTCGGTCCTTTACAGGGGCCAGTGGTGAGGTGAGAAAGAGTCTCTTATGCTCTCTACTACTACTTTGTGAATGGAAAGGGGATAAAAGAAAGGGTTAGAAATTGAGAGTtccattctttttttttcttaactaattattaaagaTACCGAATTACAATATCAAAATATCACGGGTTCGATCTCATTTATAAACGACATCGATTTTATGTTATTCGATGAAATTTAACCTTGAGTcatttttatacatattaagaaaatgattgaataaattttataaaaatggtaCCAAATGCGATTAAACAttctaaaaggaaaaaaataatgtaaaaattttaaatattaataaaataaaataaaattatcatgtaCTATACTTTTTTTAGATTGGAATGAATGCGTAcaacataaattatttgaaactttcgtattcataactttttttttctaaaactcttctatttattttttttttcagattttccACCACATAACgagagaaattaatttaaaatcgtTTACAATTTTGTTAGTAGAGTTTACTAGACTCTTTTTACCCATAAGTCTACAACTTTGGTTGGTGTCTCATTGAAATTGAAAAAGGttctataaaaatttaattaaataattgttcaAATAATCCTTTTAAGTTAAGtctctttttataaaaatttattaaaagtcatatattcttaatttcactttaaatCCATTCAAATATAAACTAAGATTTAACGCACGTGTGTCACAAACTCTCTACTCAAGTAATTCATTTGGCCTTGAACaatcaatcaatttaaaatcttaaacttCTTAAAacaataacttttaatttattagtctTTAACCCTTGTCAAAagtactaaaaataaaaaaaataaaaataaaactttcagGACTCACAAACTCTTTTCaccttgaagaatattttattatttaactttttctttaaaaatggTTTATCAATTCAAGATCTTAAAATGAACATACTATTGATTCAATTATTGGATTATTGTAAAATGTTAAAGGCTTTGTAAGCACAACTGCAGCAAATATAAACTTacaattttaacatattatcaTTCATGAGTAAAATACAAGACATTAAGTAACTGCTAACTACATCAATCAAGCAAGCAACCGATTactaaaaactaaataaatgttTAGTCCTAATGAAGCGAAACTCGACCTCATTACTACAAGGAACATAAATCGACTTCATTACTACAAGGTCGATATGCTACAAAAGTGCTATCATTTGAGAATGAGCCAGGATTGAAGTATTTGGTCCCAGCATAACTGAATTCCTTTTGCTCACTTTTGTCCCCCAACACTACCTGCATTAATAAggtcaaacaaaaattaaaaagatgTGTTGAAAAGGGGCGAAGTCGTAGTTTTTGCACTTTCAATTGTTAATAATTCCGTCTAAAACTGATTTGCCTGTTGATTTCGATCCAAATTGAGACTCAAATTTGGCTTGTTCAGAATGTGcccaattaacaaaataaggCATAAATGACTCATGTTAGGAGGCTTGGTGGAGACTTTTGAAGGGTTCTTTTTCTTCTCATAATAAGTTAAGTTATATgcatatttaatcaaataccttaataattaattctaatatatctaaaaataaaataatataaacttaatttgtgtttcaatgacaaaataaaaagaGTACCGTATGTGGCACAGGATAAAGATGAAGGCAATGATCATAATTCCAGATAACCGGTAGTACACTTAGCGGCAATGGGCAAAGATGGCTTTGGTGTGCTATGGTAGCAACTAGCTGCAATAGAtattgaaaatcaaattaagtTAGCATAGCTTCGGTTCAAGAGCTATTTATCGCAGTTTTGAAGTGCCGATAAATTTCTTACATGCTCAAATGGTTCGCTACTCTCTTCTGTTGAAGGGGGAACCAAACATGACCTCCGCATCCTATAAAGCATATCCTGCCGGAAAAATACAATTTCTTGCGTGTAATACTTAATCCTGAATGCCAACATACACCAAAAAAGTCAAACATTAACAAGAAACCTTTATCAAAGGAGAAATTCCTATAAAAACACATATTCAACATTGATTGAGTTGTTGTAGGCATTGATTGTATGTATTGTTAGAAGTTGCATCCGCGCaaactttattaatacaaaaataatattcagAAAAAGAAATCCTAAAATGtaaaaaggaaacaaaacaaaaatagacAATTAATTAGTCCTTGTTCGATGAAGGGTTatttcaaacaaggcctaagtaaatgccttttatttttgttttttttttgcatcATTAATCAAATCAACAACTAAAATACTAAGATACCTTACTTTatcttttagaaaatttaaaaatattaaatacagaaataatttagtcatttaaccTAAGTAATTCCACTTTTCAAGGGttttttccaaagaaaaatacatcaaacaagctcttgggTTTGTGTTGATTACCTGCAAGGATTGCTGGAAAACACCGAATTGGGAACATATTTTTGGAACTCTTCAGTTATAGAATTTGGCAAACCACATCTGGGTAGAACATTTGAAGGTCCTGAATACACAAATTACTATATAAGagcaaaataattttatacccAACATGAAATTTATAAGCTTGCATCATTAAAATTAACATACCCACATCATCAGGACCTGGAATGAAAAGGAATCTACTTTGCTCTTTAAGACGTGGATGGGATTCAATCAACTGTCCGAATCTTCCAAATTGTGATCTGCATCCCACAGTTGtgtattttttagtttttaactATCCTACAGAAAACATCTTGACAAAAAGGCAGCATAAACTGAAAGCCTTTACTTACCTCAGACTTGAGTAAGAACTGAATGATAGATTACATGGTCGTGAACAGAAGTTTCCcatgaaaacaaataaacaagGAACCACCTCCAAGTTTTCATAACCATCCAACATAGTTGCAAGATTTTTCATGGTCTTTAAGGGAAGAAGAATAAACACCATAAGTCAAACGGAAGAAATGGAACAAAGAAATATGCAGATGGAATAAGGGCATACTACCTCCGCATTGTCTAGCCAAATATCAGAAAGTATAACGATCATGTCATTAGTTGCTTTCATTTCCATATCTCTGAGTCTCAACTGTCGCAAAATATTGACAAGAACCTTTCAGATTATGGCTACAACTAAATATAGATAAACTCTGACTAAAATAGATACATACAGTTTCTTCTTTTGTCAGCATTCCAGCACCAAAAAAGTCAAGTCCAGAAAACATTGCTTGTGCCTTATCTCTGTCTTCCAAAGGAGGAAATCCACATGTTTTCACCTGTGCAAAAGAAAAAGGTCAAGGTAAGCTGGTATTTCAACATGTGTATGCAtctaaaatagaataaa is part of the Impatiens glandulifera chromosome 1, dImpGla2.1, whole genome shotgun sequence genome and encodes:
- the LOC124925444 gene encoding uncharacterized protein LOC124925444, with protein sequence MHCSSYYTRPHFTFHQSHSSSNSYSSSLLSTELLKQSSRLCFSTHAKISACQRRIHNDDFLVDTDILTGKAAAKGSGTTARGRRLLKIREDKRKRDYDRLHNYPAWAKVLEDACKNDEELRAVLGDSIGNPELMRKKVEERVRTRGPNFNKSKTGSVLSFKVSFRDFNLIDSYIWFELYGSPSDREVDLIGSVIQSWYVMGRLGAFNSSNLQLGNTSMEYDPLYDEEKGFKVMPSSFHDIGDVEFQDNWGRVWVDLGTSDFFAIDVLLNCLTVLSSEYLGIQQIVFGGSKLGDWEEGMTSPDYGYKYFKI
- the LOC124919727 gene encoding DNA polymerase epsilon subunit B; the encoded protein is MSSAMIRKKIQRKFKMGGYTLKVEALNEVLAFLSRFQDAEDEAIDLLLDELQNESLKSSILDKEAVQRVVNLLLEAEAAVEENPSCSSSVAGSKSALRIVDAFLIPKFHYDSVKKTFYEHTGKLPIHGNAPAKASLYRERFFLLSQQLSRNPLFTKPAFDMESSKFGSCEISPIQCLIGQTGKRWIMGLISQLEDGHFYLEDLTAAVEINLSNAKITTGFFSENTIVLAEGEMLVEGIFQVKTCGFPPLEDRDKAQAMFSGLDFFGAGMLTKEETLRLRDMEMKATNDMIVILSDIWLDNAETMKNLATMLDGYENLEVVPCLFVFMGNFCSRPCNLSFSSYSSLRSQFGRFGQLIESHPRLKEQSRFLFIPGPDDVGPSNVLPRCGLPNSITEEFQKYVPNSVFSSNPCRIKYYTQEIVFFRQDMLYRMRRSCLVPPSTEESSEPFEHLVATIAHQSHLCPLPLSVLPVIWNYDHCLHLYPVPHTVVLGDKSEQKEFSYAGTKYFNPGSFSNDSTFVAYRPCSNEVDLCSL